The following are from one region of the Colius striatus isolate bColStr4 chromosome Z, bColStr4.1.hap1, whole genome shotgun sequence genome:
- the EZH1 gene encoding histone-lysine N-methyltransferase EZH1 isoform X1, which yields MAEEKMEMATPPTSKCIIYWKRKVKSEYMRLRQLKRFQANMGAKALFVANFVKVHEKTQILNEDWKKLRVQPVQMMKPVSGHPFLKQCTVESIFPGFPSQTLYMRTLNTVALVPIMYSWSPLQQNFMVEDETVLCNIPYMGDEVKEEDETFIEELINNYDGKVHGEEEMIPGSVLISDAVFLELVNALNQYSDEEEEGHNDSEAKQEDGKEELPVTRKRKRIAAEGNKKCSKKRFPNDMIFTAISSMFPEYGFPEDMKERYRELTEVSDPNVLPPQCTPNIDGPCAKSVQREQSLHSFHTLFCRRCFKYDCFLHPFHATPNVYKRKNRETKIEPDPCGADCFLWLEGAKEFAALHNPRSKCSGRRRRRHHVVGASCSNTPASAITETREGDSDRDTGNEWASSSSEANSRCQTPTKQKLSPASSQLFAVETPQEPVEWTGAEESLFRVFHGTYFNNFCSIARLLGTKTCKQVFQFAVKESLITKLPTNELMNPSQKKKRKHRLWAAHCRKIQLKKDNSPTQVYNYQPCDHPEHPCDSSCPCIMTQNFCEKFCQCNPDCQNRFPGCRCKTQCNTKQCPCYLAVRECDPDLCLTCGASEHWDCKVVSCKNCSIQRGLKKHLLLAPSDVAGWGTFIKESVQKNEFISEYCGELISQDEADRRGKVYDKYMSSFLFNLNNDFVVDATRKGNKIRFANHSVNPNCYAKVVMVNGDHRIGIFAKRAIQAGEELFFDYRYSQADALKYVGIERETDII from the exons ATGGCCGAGGA aaaaatggaaatggcCACTCCCCCGACATCCAAGTGCATTAtatactggaaaagaaaagtcAAGTCCGAATATATGCGTCTCCGGCAGCTGAAGAGGTTTCAGGCCAACATGGGAGCGAAG GCTCTGTTTGTGGCAAACTTTGTGAAGGTTCATGAAAAGACTCAGATTCTGAATGAAGACTGGAAGAAGCTCCGAGTGCAGCCAGTGCAGATGATGAAGCCAGTCAGCGGGCATCCCTTCCTCAAACAG TGTACTGTTGAGAGCATCTTCCCGGGATTTCCAAGCCAAACACTGTACATGAGGACCCTGAACACGGTGGCACTGGTGCCTATTATGTACTCCTGGTCCCCTCTTCAGCAGAATTTCATG GTGGAGGATGAAACTGTTCTGTGCAATATCCCTTACATGGGAGATGAGGTGAAGGAAGAAGATGAAACTTTCATTGAAGAGCTTATTAATAACTATGATGGGAAGGTTCATGGAGAGGAAG AAATGATTCCAGGATCAGTCCTCATCAGTGATGCCGTGTTCCTGGAGCTAGTGAACGCCCTTAATCAGTACTcggatgaggaagaggaaggacaCAACGATTCTGAGGCTAAACAGgaggatgggaaggaggagctgCCAGTCACGAGGAAAAGAAAACGCATTGCAGCGGAAG gTAACAAGAAGTGTTCAAAGAAGCGGTTCCCAAATGACATGATATTCACTGCTATTTCTTCTATGTTTCCTGAATACGGCTTCCCAGAGGATATGAAAGAGAG GTACCGGGAGCTCACAGAGGTGTCCGACCCCAACGTGCTGCCGCCTCAGTGCACCCCCAACATCGACGGGCCGTGCGCCAAGTCGGTGCAGCGGGAGCAGTCCCTGCACTCCTTCCACACCCTCTTCTGCCGGCGCTGCTTCAAATACGACTGTTTTCTGCATC cttttcatgCTACTCCTAATGTGTACAAACGAAAGAACAGAGAGACCAAGATCGAGCCAGATCCTTGCGGAGCAGACTGTTTCCTCTGGCTG GAAGGAGCCAAGGAGTTCGCTGCGCTGCACAACCCCAGGTCCAAGTGCTCGGGTCGGCGCCGGCGCCGGCACCACGTGGTGGGTGCCTCCTGCTCCAACACCCCGGCATCTGCCATCACCGAGACAAGGGAGGGCGACAGCGACCGCGACACGGGCAATGAGTGGGCCTCGAGCTCCTCGG AGGCAAACTCCCGCTGCCAGACGCCCACCAAGCAGAAGCTGAGCCCGGCCTCCTCGCAGCTCTTCGCGGTGGAGACACCGCAGGAGCCGGTTGAGTGGACGGGAGCCGAGGAGTCGCTGTTCCGCGTCTTCCACGGCACCTACTTCAACAACTTCTGCTCCATTGCCAGGCTGCTGGGAACAAAGACGTGCAAGCAG GTCTTTCAGTTTGCAGTGAAGGAATCGCTCATAACGAAGCTGCCAACAAACGAATTAATGAATCCAtcccagaagaagaaaaggaagcacAG GCTGTGGGCTGCACACTGCAGGAAAATCCAGCTGAAGAAAG ACAATTCACCTACTCAGGTGTACAACTACCAGCCCTGCGACCACCCTGAGCATCCCTGTGACAGCTCCTGCCCTTGCATCATGACTCAGAATTTCTGTGAGAAGTTCTGCCAGTGCAACCCTGACT GTCAGAACCGCTTCCCGGGCTGCCGCTGTAAAACCCAGTGCAACACCAAGCAGTGCCCCTGCTACCTGGCTGTGAGGGAGTGCGACCCCGACCTCTGCCTCACCTGCGGCGCTTCGGAGCACTGGGACTGCAAGGTGGTCTCCTGCAAGAACTGCAGCATCCAGAGAGGTCTCAAAAAG CACTTGTTGCTGGCACCGTCAGATGTTGCTGGCTGGGGGACTTTCATCAAGGAGTCTGTGCAGAAGAATGAGTTCATCTCCGAGTACTGTGGTGAG ctgattTCCCAGGACGAGGCTGACCGCCGAGGGAAGGTCTATGACAAGTACATGTCCAGCTTCCTCTTCAACCTCAACAACG ATTTTGTTGTTGACGCCACCcgcaaaggaaacaaaatccgCTTTGCCAATCACTCGGTGAACCCCAATTGCTACGCCAAAG TTGTGATGGTGAATGGAGACCACCGGATAGGGATCTTTGCCAAGAGAGCCATccaggcaggagaggagctcTTTTTTGATTACAG GTACAGCCAGGCAGATGCCCTGAAGTACGTTGGCATAGAGAGGGAGACGGATATCATCTAG
- the EZH1 gene encoding histone-lysine N-methyltransferase EZH1 isoform X2: MEMATPPTSKCIIYWKRKVKSEYMRLRQLKRFQANMGAKALFVANFVKVHEKTQILNEDWKKLRVQPVQMMKPVSGHPFLKQCTVESIFPGFPSQTLYMRTLNTVALVPIMYSWSPLQQNFMVEDETVLCNIPYMGDEVKEEDETFIEELINNYDGKVHGEEEMIPGSVLISDAVFLELVNALNQYSDEEEEGHNDSEAKQEDGKEELPVTRKRKRIAAEGNKKCSKKRFPNDMIFTAISSMFPEYGFPEDMKERYRELTEVSDPNVLPPQCTPNIDGPCAKSVQREQSLHSFHTLFCRRCFKYDCFLHPFHATPNVYKRKNRETKIEPDPCGADCFLWLEGAKEFAALHNPRSKCSGRRRRRHHVVGASCSNTPASAITETREGDSDRDTGNEWASSSSEANSRCQTPTKQKLSPASSQLFAVETPQEPVEWTGAEESLFRVFHGTYFNNFCSIARLLGTKTCKQVFQFAVKESLITKLPTNELMNPSQKKKRKHRLWAAHCRKIQLKKDNSPTQVYNYQPCDHPEHPCDSSCPCIMTQNFCEKFCQCNPDCQNRFPGCRCKTQCNTKQCPCYLAVRECDPDLCLTCGASEHWDCKVVSCKNCSIQRGLKKHLLLAPSDVAGWGTFIKESVQKNEFISEYCGELISQDEADRRGKVYDKYMSSFLFNLNNDFVVDATRKGNKIRFANHSVNPNCYAKVVMVNGDHRIGIFAKRAIQAGEELFFDYRYSQADALKYVGIERETDII, translated from the exons atggaaatggcCACTCCCCCGACATCCAAGTGCATTAtatactggaaaagaaaagtcAAGTCCGAATATATGCGTCTCCGGCAGCTGAAGAGGTTTCAGGCCAACATGGGAGCGAAG GCTCTGTTTGTGGCAAACTTTGTGAAGGTTCATGAAAAGACTCAGATTCTGAATGAAGACTGGAAGAAGCTCCGAGTGCAGCCAGTGCAGATGATGAAGCCAGTCAGCGGGCATCCCTTCCTCAAACAG TGTACTGTTGAGAGCATCTTCCCGGGATTTCCAAGCCAAACACTGTACATGAGGACCCTGAACACGGTGGCACTGGTGCCTATTATGTACTCCTGGTCCCCTCTTCAGCAGAATTTCATG GTGGAGGATGAAACTGTTCTGTGCAATATCCCTTACATGGGAGATGAGGTGAAGGAAGAAGATGAAACTTTCATTGAAGAGCTTATTAATAACTATGATGGGAAGGTTCATGGAGAGGAAG AAATGATTCCAGGATCAGTCCTCATCAGTGATGCCGTGTTCCTGGAGCTAGTGAACGCCCTTAATCAGTACTcggatgaggaagaggaaggacaCAACGATTCTGAGGCTAAACAGgaggatgggaaggaggagctgCCAGTCACGAGGAAAAGAAAACGCATTGCAGCGGAAG gTAACAAGAAGTGTTCAAAGAAGCGGTTCCCAAATGACATGATATTCACTGCTATTTCTTCTATGTTTCCTGAATACGGCTTCCCAGAGGATATGAAAGAGAG GTACCGGGAGCTCACAGAGGTGTCCGACCCCAACGTGCTGCCGCCTCAGTGCACCCCCAACATCGACGGGCCGTGCGCCAAGTCGGTGCAGCGGGAGCAGTCCCTGCACTCCTTCCACACCCTCTTCTGCCGGCGCTGCTTCAAATACGACTGTTTTCTGCATC cttttcatgCTACTCCTAATGTGTACAAACGAAAGAACAGAGAGACCAAGATCGAGCCAGATCCTTGCGGAGCAGACTGTTTCCTCTGGCTG GAAGGAGCCAAGGAGTTCGCTGCGCTGCACAACCCCAGGTCCAAGTGCTCGGGTCGGCGCCGGCGCCGGCACCACGTGGTGGGTGCCTCCTGCTCCAACACCCCGGCATCTGCCATCACCGAGACAAGGGAGGGCGACAGCGACCGCGACACGGGCAATGAGTGGGCCTCGAGCTCCTCGG AGGCAAACTCCCGCTGCCAGACGCCCACCAAGCAGAAGCTGAGCCCGGCCTCCTCGCAGCTCTTCGCGGTGGAGACACCGCAGGAGCCGGTTGAGTGGACGGGAGCCGAGGAGTCGCTGTTCCGCGTCTTCCACGGCACCTACTTCAACAACTTCTGCTCCATTGCCAGGCTGCTGGGAACAAAGACGTGCAAGCAG GTCTTTCAGTTTGCAGTGAAGGAATCGCTCATAACGAAGCTGCCAACAAACGAATTAATGAATCCAtcccagaagaagaaaaggaagcacAG GCTGTGGGCTGCACACTGCAGGAAAATCCAGCTGAAGAAAG ACAATTCACCTACTCAGGTGTACAACTACCAGCCCTGCGACCACCCTGAGCATCCCTGTGACAGCTCCTGCCCTTGCATCATGACTCAGAATTTCTGTGAGAAGTTCTGCCAGTGCAACCCTGACT GTCAGAACCGCTTCCCGGGCTGCCGCTGTAAAACCCAGTGCAACACCAAGCAGTGCCCCTGCTACCTGGCTGTGAGGGAGTGCGACCCCGACCTCTGCCTCACCTGCGGCGCTTCGGAGCACTGGGACTGCAAGGTGGTCTCCTGCAAGAACTGCAGCATCCAGAGAGGTCTCAAAAAG CACTTGTTGCTGGCACCGTCAGATGTTGCTGGCTGGGGGACTTTCATCAAGGAGTCTGTGCAGAAGAATGAGTTCATCTCCGAGTACTGTGGTGAG ctgattTCCCAGGACGAGGCTGACCGCCGAGGGAAGGTCTATGACAAGTACATGTCCAGCTTCCTCTTCAACCTCAACAACG ATTTTGTTGTTGACGCCACCcgcaaaggaaacaaaatccgCTTTGCCAATCACTCGGTGAACCCCAATTGCTACGCCAAAG TTGTGATGGTGAATGGAGACCACCGGATAGGGATCTTTGCCAAGAGAGCCATccaggcaggagaggagctcTTTTTTGATTACAG GTACAGCCAGGCAGATGCCCTGAAGTACGTTGGCATAGAGAGGGAGACGGATATCATCTAG
- the VPS25 gene encoding vacuolar protein-sorting-associated protein 25 — MSFAWPWQYSFPPFFTLQPNGETRQKQLAAWCALALAYSQQHRLPAMTVREAQDSPLFANTRLQRKLPLESIQVVLEELRKNGNLEWLDKNKTSFLIMWRRPEEWGKLIYQWVSKNGLTNSVFTLYELTSGDDTENEEFHGLDETMLLRALQALQQEHKAEIITLDDGRGVKFF; from the exons ATGAGCTTCGCGTGGCCGTGGCAGTACAGCTTCCCGCCCTTCTTCAC GCTGCAGCCCAACGGCGAGACGCGGCAGAAGCAGCTCGCGGCCTGGTGCGCGCTGGCGCTCGCCTACAGCCAGCAGCACCGGCTGCCCGCCATGACGGTGCGGGAGGCGCAGGACAGCCCGCTCTTCGCCAACACCCGCCTGCAGC GGAAGCTGCCGCTGGAATCCATCCAGgtggtgctggaggagctgcgCAAGAACG GGAACCTGGAGTGGTTAGATAAGAACAAAACCAGTTTTCTCATCATGTGGAGAAGACCAGAAGAATGGGGAAAGCTCATCTATCAGTGG GTGTCCAAGAATGGCTTGACCAACTCTGTGTTCACTCTGTACGAGTTAACCAGTGGAGATGACACAGAGAACGAAG AGTtccatggcttggatgagaCTATGCTGCTGCGTGCCCTGCAGGCCTTGCAGCAAGAGCACAAGGCTGAAATTATCACGCTggatgatggcagaggtgtCAAGTTCTTCTGA
- the RAMP2 gene encoding receptor activity-modifying protein 2 has protein sequence MAPCAPKGSVRLCRGLLLLWALLGTGLCHIGAEAEGFSQDARTSPPETIFNWTAPLIEETYTNITQKCWEIFVDLMRNVTASELCEWKVISRPYSLLQACLEDWADHLRYGYPNALAEQYIFQSHQRYFHNCTVEHQVYFDPPEDVLLAMIITPICLIPFLVTLVIWRSKDGKAQP, from the exons ATGGCACCGTGCGCGCCGAAGGGCTCCGTCCGGCTCTGCCGTGggcttctgctgctgtggg CTCTACTGGGGACTGGGCTCTGCCACATAGGCGCTGAGGCAGAGGGCTTCAGCCAGGATGCCAGGACGAGCCCGCCTGAGACCATATTCAACTGGACAGCCCCGCTCATTG AGGAAACATACACCAACATCACGCAGAAGTGCTGGGAGATTTTTGTTGACCTGATGAGGAACGTGACAGCGTCGGAGCTGTGCGAGTGGAAAGTCATCAGCAG GCCCTACAGCTTGCTGCAAGCCTGCCTGGAGGACTGGGCTGACCACCTGCGTTATGGCTACCCCAACGCGCTGGCAGAGCAGTACATCTTCCAGAGCCACCAGCGCTACTTCCACAACTGCACCGTGGAGCACCAGGTCTACTTCGATCCACCCGAAGACGTACTGCTGGCCATGATCATCACTCCCATCTGCCTCATCCCCTTCCTGGTCACCCTGGTCATCTGGCGCAGCAAGGACGGGAAAGCTCAGCCCTAA